TGTGACGTCGTTAAATCCCGCTGCGAAATGAAGAGGCTTAGTGGAATGTCAGCAGTTCTGGAGGGGATTGGGACCCCAGTAGGGCTGGGGAGCGGGGAGGCTTacgggaaccccccccccccaaattcaggAAGGGAAAATCTTATTTCTCCCTAATTCCTGTCTTCCCCTCCTGCTGCCTCCCTCCAGAGGAAGCGCTCTGTCCCCACGGCCACGCCCTGATAAGGGAGGCTGGCCGGATCGGGCCTCCTAAACTCATCGCCCTTCTTTTCCGGGAATCTCGGGATGGCTCAGgagacaaagaggaagaggaaaagcccggcaggtggtggtgggggcactAAGAGATCGCCTCCGAGGTGCGCCGGCGTGAcggacagcgggggggggggagttccgaGTCTGCGGAGGGCCTGTGCGGGGGATGCAGACGGTCCCAGTGATCTCGTGAAGCAAGGAGAAGAAGCGGCccggggagaggaggagggaagggagagagaagggctGGACCTACAAAGAGCTGGATCGATGCATTCATAAATATCGACCGGTCTTTATTTTCCAATTAACTACGAAAGTAAAGAAATTCCCATTACCCGTGTAACGGCCCCCATTTCTCTCTGATCGTTATCTTGTTAGCGGCCTCTGAGAAGGTGCTGCTCGGTTGCGGTCGTTAAGTCTCAGTAGCAAAACTAGGATTTGATTGACGGCTCCCTTCTTAAACAGCTCCCacgtctctctcactctcactcactcactcacacacacacatatacacctcTAGGCATTTAGCTCCTTCCCACCTCTTCAAACGTTTCGCCGTTGACACAACTCGCGTTTACCATGTCCAAGGGCCCAACCGATCCTCAGATCCTTCCTCcgaaaaaccaaaaccaaacctcCCGTCGAATGACAGATCAAATAATGCACCCTGTGAGGAGCAAACTACGAATAAGCAGACTGTTTCGACCAGTTCTGGTGGTTGTGTGATTTTACATAACCACAAGCACCGTCCAGACCAGCCTGACCACCTATGGGTAAAAAAGCTGCGAAAGTTTGCGATGCCGCTGAGGCCGCGGGAGAACTGGGCCAGGGGAGCTGAATGAAGGAAATGCTCGCTTTGGAAAAGGAGAGCTTTCGAGAAGGGAAGCCGCTCTTGCGCGTCACTGCTAAAAAGAGACCAGCTAAGATgtgatcatcatcaccatcacccgAGCAGAGTGTAAGAAGGGAGATCACGCCAGGAAACGGCTGCGGGCCACCCCACTTTGCTCCACTCCAGGAACGGTCTCCCCGCtgtccgcgggggggggggagtttccaaGCGCGCCGCCTCTAGAAGAGAGGCCGCCTGAGCGGGATGGCGGCGAGCTTGCCGCGCAAGCACTTCACACGGTGCGTGCGTGCGTGGTTTGAAGGGGcctggagcggggggggggggttgcggggACCTTGCCTTTGCCCCCGCAACCCCGTCGGGGAAGGGCTGGGATGGGCAATGCTTGAAGGTCCGCGGCAGCCTCGGCCCTTCCGAGCGCGATGAGCACGTGCGCGGAGCGATTTTCTTGGCCACCAAGTTTCGGCTCAAGAGGGCCCGCTCGGAggagattcctccccccccccgccttgcctTTGCCTTGCCGGCCCGCCGCCCGCCGCCCGCTCCGGTTCAGGGACaatcgccctcctcctcctcccccccccgcccccattccCGGCTCCCTTCTCCTCCGCGCGAGGGGGGGGCGCGAGGGGCGGGGCCAAGGGCTCCATCTTCCCCGAAGCCTGCGCCGCGCGcgccccccttccctttccatctCCCCCGCACTCGCGGACCAATGGGAAGGGGAGACGGCGCCCACGTGGGCCCGGGAAGGATCCAAGGCTGGCAAAACGTGAATGAGAAAGAAGAGCGCGATTCAAAGGTATTGCCGGCACCCGGGAGGGCGGGAGAGAGcggaagaaagggaggaaagaagggaggacggaaggaaggacggaagagGGGCTGAGCAAGAAAGCCGCGGCAAGAGCGAGCGGGAGCCCTCTGGGCACTACTGGCCTGTCCCCGGAGCCGGGTGGGGGAGCgagagcgggcgggcgggcgagccaGCTCGTGACGAAggcaagagagaagggaaagcgGCCCGGACCCTGGAGAGGAGCCGAGGGGACCGGATCTGGGCGCAGGGCAACCCGCTCCGATGTCTCCCGGCCGCGGCCAGGGAGACCCAGCTCTGACCCCGCgcagcccccgccgccgccgccgccgcgtccaGGAGATCGCCGCTGTCGGCTGCGCGCACCGCTCCGGCTCCTGCTgctctcgccgccgccgcccccgctgTCCCAGCTCTCGCTCGTCCCCAGCCCGGCCCTGAAGCCGCCGAGCCGCCCCGTCCAGGTTCTCGTCGTGCGCGCTCCCCTGGCCCGCAGCGCCTCTATGAGTGCAGCTTTCCAGCCCTCGCTCATGATGATGCCGCGCCCTTTGGGAAGCAGCACTGCCTTCAGCATAGACTCGCTGATCGGCAGCCCGCCCCAGCCGAGCCCCGGCCACTTCGTCTACACGGGCTACCCCATGTTCATGCCCTACCGGCCGGTGGTcctcccgccgcccccgccgccgccgccgccgccgcccgccttGCCCCAGCCGGCGCTGCCTCCCTcgcacccccaccaccaccagatccCCAGCCTGCCCAGCAGCTTCTGCTCCAGCCTGGCGCAGGGCATGGCGCTCACCTCCACCTTGATGGCCACCCTGCCGGGCACTTTCTCGGCCTCGCCGCAGCACCAAGAGGCGGCCCGAAAGTTCGCCCCGCAGGCTCTCCAGGGCAACTTCGACAAGGCCGACGGGGGCCAAACGGAGGCCGAAGACGGCAAAGCGTTCCTGACCAAGGAGGGCTCGCTGCTGGCCTTCGCGGCCTCCGAAGCGGTGCAGGTTTCCCTCGGTGAGTAAACCCAGCCACAGGCGAAGGTGGCAGGCCTCCAACAGGCCTGCCCGCCCAGGGGTCGAGCCCGGGGTGCGGGAGGTGCTCGGGCGACTTTGggccgagggggggggagggtgcgTGCCTCGCTTCTGGCCACAAAGGCGCTTGTTGAGCTGTCCGAGGCACGATCAGCTGGCCTTTCCCTGCTAAGACTTACGCCGACTGGCCTTCCCAACGGAGACATCCCCGACCTCCCCAGCGGGGACTCGGAGAAAGAACGCCGCGTTCTTTGGTGggtcgtcgtcgttgttgttgttgttttctttctttcatattttgggGCGCGGCGAGGCAGGGTCTTGTCGGCGGGAACGCGGCAatcttttttaaagggagaaaaataacATCCTGGTCAGGAAAAATTGGCCCCTCCCGCGTTAAGGCGCTGTTCACCCGAGAGTTGTTGGGCAAGGGGGGggtgaaggggagggagaggtCAAGCCGGAGACCAGTGGGAGGAGAGAGGACCTCTCGTAATCGCCTCCTGGCCTGTAATTAGAAGGGCTTGGGACGTTCCTGCTGAATTATGTACAGTAACCTCTCCAGAGAAGAAGGCAAGACTCTATTTTCGGGCCTGTTACTTTCCCGGAGCCCATATTTAAAGAACTGTAGGGAGCAATTTGGGGGCTGGTGAGCAGCATAAGGCCCGGAAGGATCGGCAGGCCCGGATTCTCTTCCATTTGGCGAGATGAAATCGGAGCTTTCGTTATCTATTTGTTTATCCAGTGACGCTAACAGCCAGCAGAATATGCGCTTTACCGTGAGTCTCGCGAAACCGGCCCAGACTCTCGGGGCGCCCTAAAGACTTAACCGGTTTGTTTTGGCACATGTTTTCCTGCAAAAGAATCGTGGAACTGAGGCGCTGGACTCAGGGCCACGAAGCTCAGTGCCCCAATGAATCTGGCAGCCTTCACGATGCCACAAGAGGCTGCGCCCGAGATCCGCTGAAGGGAGTCCAGTGACTGTATTTCTTAGGATGCTTACGAAAAGTTTCCCCCACAAAAAGgacgtttccccccccctccttctctgctTCACTTTGCTGCTTCCCAGTTCTGATTCGATTCACAGAGAACTCAGTcgagaatctccccccccccttttccccctctcagCCAAAATGTATAGAAGGAGCTGGCAGTAGGAGAAGGCATATAGGGAGTGGAGCTTTGTTTGATAGTGTCGGAGTAAAGTAACAAAACATGCTGTCCGTGACTTCCCTCCAGGGTCTGTCCGAGGAGCGGCGGGGAAAGAGGACTCCAAGGCGGAAGAGGACTcgaaagggaaagaggaaagttTCTCGATGGACAGTGACCTCGACTACAGCTCCGACGACAATCTGCCCAGCCAAGCGGCCCACAAAGAAGACGACGCCGGCCACGGGCTGGAGGAGAGCAGCCAGGGCTCAGCGAACCCGAACAGCACCACCTCTACGGGCAAGAACCGCCGGCGGAGGACGGCTTTCACCAGCGAGCAGCTGCTGGAGCTGGAGAAGGAGTTCCACTGCAAGAAGTACCTTTCCCTGACAGAGCGGTCGCAGATCGCGCACGCCCTAAAACTCAGCGAAGTCCAGGTCAAAATCTGGTTCCAGAACAGGCGGGCCAAGTGGAAACGGGTGAAAGCGGGCAACGCCAACTCCAAGACTGGGGAACCCTCCCGAAACCCCAAGATTGTGGTGCCGATCCCGGTCCACGTCAGCAGGTTCGCCATTAGGAGTCAACACCAGCAGCTGGAACAGGCCAGGCCCTGAGACCTCGTGCAAATGTTTGGGAACAGCCACCGCATCACCTCCCCTccgtccctccttccctccctccgacAGAGGGCCAGGGGTGGGTCGAGATTTATTGTCTCCAAAGCACTAGAAAGTGAAGCGGTTCTTCCTAAAAAGACAAGAGCAGAGCCAAGTCAGAATGTGTTCATACACCATCATCCAGAAAATGTGTCATATTCCACAACAGGAGGACCAAAAGTCTTGCAAGAGACGGTTTACATATTTATTGAGTTGTCCAAACTTTGTATATAAAGCGCTGGATCTCAGCTGCAATATTTTGACTTGTGGCAGGACCAAATGAGCAGCGAAGTCTTACATTCCAGAAATGCATCTAAGAATCCAGAAGAACTGCCGTTCATTTCAATCGaacctccccaacacacacacacgtgcgcacacacacatgcgcgcgcgcacacacacacacacacacacacacacacacgattttGGGGTtgcattttttctgtttcttgtgagagagaaatagagaagaaatgttttgctgcttctttctttctttctttctttctttctttctttctttctttctttctttctttctttctttctttctttctttctttctttctttctttctttctttctttctttcccttttccttctcctgtgTTGAGGAAGGCAGATGGCTTAGTAATGAATGCACCCTTCAGGTGTATCTCCcatctcatctttttttttaacctgcctCTCTGTCATATTGATTTGCTGAATTTGCTGGaaacatgtttcttttttgtttttaaaatgcacgaGTTTTCTATTGTGTTGAATTAATTTATTTCCAATGTAGTTTACTTCTTGTCTTAAGTTATAAAACGAAAGGAAACACGGTAATGttgtgaataaaaaaaaatccgaaaaagaaaacaatgtgaaCGAATTAACAGCTGTTCTCCGTAAAAGGCTGGTGGTGGTCTGGGCTGGACGTGTTGGGTGGAAGCGTCCTTTTGGATGCATTGGGAGCAAAGTAGCGTTTTTGGTTGCCTGTGATTGTTCGGCAGAGACCCTTCGAATGTCAAGGAGAAAAACAGAGTTTAAGCGACCCCAGaaacaagcggggggggggaggaacagctgggggagagagagagagagagagattgaaagggAGCTGAATTTCTCTGCACTAAACGCCGCTGTCACGCGAGCCGAAGAGGTGGAGCTGCTGCCGAAACCACCTCTTGAGAGGAGCGCTCCCCTCGCCATTGCCGTGAGCCCCGGGGCCTCCTGCTCCGGCAGCTGAGCGCGGAGCGCGGAGCTCTTGCCAGCCCTTGGCTCGCTGCTGCCCCTCGCTCGCTAGCAGGGCCGTGAAGAGGGGAAGCATTGGCTCAGGTGTGCCCCTGCCAGGTGGgtgccggcggggggggggcggcggcggcgtttAATC
The Pogona vitticeps strain Pit_001003342236 chromosome 1, PviZW2.1, whole genome shotgun sequence genome window above contains:
- the GBX2 gene encoding homeobox protein GBX-2, translating into MSAAFQPSLMMMPRPLGSSTAFSIDSLIGSPPQPSPGHFVYTGYPMFMPYRPVVLPPPPPPPPPPPALPQPALPPSHPHHHQIPSLPSSFCSSLAQGMALTSTLMATLPGTFSASPQHQEAARKFAPQALQGNFDKADGGQTEAEDGKAFLTKEGSLLAFAASEAVQVSLGSVRGAAGKEDSKAEEDSKGKEESFSMDSDLDYSSDDNLPSQAAHKEDDAGHGLEESSQGSANPNSTTSTGKNRRRRTAFTSEQLLELEKEFHCKKYLSLTERSQIAHALKLSEVQVKIWFQNRRAKWKRVKAGNANSKTGEPSRNPKIVVPIPVHVSRFAIRSQHQQLEQARP